In Leptospira ellinghausenii, the following proteins share a genomic window:
- a CDS encoding CaiB/BaiF CoA transferase family protein, translating into MEQNTNSNAKGPLAGVKVVDLSLLLPGPLCSQHLADMGAEVIKIENPRAYDGSRAMFKGKTGYPALFMMLNRNKKAITLNLKREQAKEILFKLLEDADILLEGFRPDGMDKMGIGYDVLKEKFPRLIYCGISGYGTSGKYVDFAGHDLNYLAISGVLDQTGNPPRPAGFQMADVGGGTLTALSAILAALYYREKTGKGQRIDISMTDASVQFISLYGGILSASGESPEAGNDILSGKLPNYNVYETKEGRYVALGALEDMFFQTFLRAAGMDTLTKDHPMTEENIPVIKQKLTDYFKSKTYADLQPIFDNTDACLSPILNMKEVSQDPHMKERGMVIERNHPKYGPILQFGSPFHFSETPFVYRNDPPEHGEHTEEILTQLGFSKDSISGFKKDRVI; encoded by the coding sequence ATGGAACAAAATACAAACTCAAATGCAAAAGGACCACTCGCTGGAGTGAAGGTAGTCGATTTATCATTACTCCTTCCAGGACCACTCTGTTCGCAACACCTTGCAGATATGGGAGCAGAAGTGATCAAAATTGAAAACCCACGTGCCTATGATGGATCACGTGCGATGTTTAAAGGGAAAACTGGATACCCTGCTCTCTTTATGATGCTCAATCGAAATAAAAAAGCGATCACTCTCAATTTAAAACGAGAACAAGCAAAAGAGATTTTATTCAAGTTATTAGAAGATGCTGACATCCTCTTAGAAGGGTTTCGACCAGATGGAATGGATAAGATGGGAATCGGTTATGATGTCTTAAAAGAAAAATTCCCACGGCTGATTTACTGTGGCATTTCTGGTTACGGCACAAGTGGTAAGTACGTAGACTTTGCTGGGCATGATCTCAACTACTTAGCGATCTCAGGTGTCCTTGACCAAACAGGAAATCCTCCAAGACCAGCGGGATTCCAAATGGCTGACGTTGGTGGTGGGACCTTAACTGCTTTATCTGCGATCCTTGCCGCCCTCTACTACCGAGAAAAAACAGGCAAAGGCCAAAGGATTGATATCTCGATGACGGATGCATCGGTTCAATTCATCTCTTTGTATGGAGGGATTTTGTCTGCATCAGGTGAATCTCCAGAAGCTGGGAATGATATCCTTTCTGGTAAATTACCAAACTATAATGTGTATGAAACAAAAGAAGGTAGGTATGTTGCACTTGGTGCTTTGGAAGATATGTTTTTCCAAACTTTTTTACGTGCGGCTGGTATGGATACGTTAACCAAAGACCATCCCATGACAGAGGAAAATATTCCTGTCATTAAACAAAAGTTAACCGATTATTTTAAATCCAAAACGTATGCTGACTTACAACCTATTTTTGATAATACAGATGCTTGTTTATCTCCTATTCTGAATATGAAAGAAGTTTCACAGGACCCTCATATGAAAGAAAGAGGGATGGTCATCGAACGCAACCATCCAAAGTATGGACCTATCTTACAATTTGGTTCTCCCTTTCATTTTTCAGAAACTCCTTTTGTGTACCGGAATGATCCGCCAGAACATGGGGAACACACAGAGGAAATTCTCACCCAGTTGGGATTTTCCAAAGACAGTATTTCCGGATTCAAAAAAGATAGAGTCATTTAA
- a CDS encoding metallophosphoesterase family protein codes for MKFLQVSDLHLSASSKEEETYSLTVLKEIFETAETKACERVLFCGDVFNTFPDLETLRSGFLKVVSTYSGLVYFLPGNHEVLEKKGNQNTYSAYDWSKKVIVLDQLPFTCFEEDGIEFVAIPHQENYSEILLNPPPRKKTPLRIGLAHGTVSGMSFTGLQEEEEEGGSYLDPNLLQTLELDYLAIGHLHKHRFGNVGNCNVGYAGSSRVWRKGEVGPRGGILLEVKQGKVHTEFVPWLSAGEYREIIVSLDTDGNPEFSPDEYLQNTNPNDWICFRFVGYVDSMEGKQKFQETILREWKSKFRICEFDPDESQIVVIQHISENEFIKQFLDKMNERKNQMDPSLWRHTRVTGIRFILDGGKVK; via the coding sequence ATGAAGTTCTTACAAGTATCAGATCTCCACCTATCCGCATCCTCAAAAGAAGAAGAAACGTATTCTCTCACAGTCCTCAAAGAAATTTTTGAAACGGCAGAAACAAAAGCTTGTGAACGAGTACTTTTTTGTGGGGATGTTTTTAATACATTTCCAGACCTAGAGACCTTACGGTCTGGGTTTTTAAAAGTTGTCTCAACCTATTCTGGACTTGTTTATTTTTTACCAGGGAACCATGAGGTCTTAGAAAAAAAGGGAAACCAAAACACCTATTCCGCCTATGATTGGTCCAAAAAAGTCATTGTACTCGACCAACTTCCTTTTACCTGTTTCGAAGAAGATGGAATCGAGTTTGTCGCCATCCCCCACCAAGAAAACTATTCCGAAATTTTACTAAATCCCCCTCCTAGAAAAAAAACACCATTACGAATTGGTCTTGCACACGGGACAGTATCGGGTATGAGTTTCACCGGCTTACAAGAAGAAGAGGAAGAAGGTGGATCATACTTAGATCCCAATTTATTGCAAACCTTAGAATTGGATTATTTGGCAATTGGTCATTTGCATAAACACCGATTTGGCAATGTCGGAAACTGTAACGTCGGATATGCGGGATCATCTCGCGTTTGGAGAAAAGGGGAAGTGGGACCAAGAGGTGGAATTTTACTCGAAGTCAAACAAGGAAAAGTTCACACAGAATTTGTCCCTTGGTTATCAGCTGGAGAATACCGCGAAATCATTGTTAGTCTAGATACAGATGGAAATCCTGAGTTTAGTCCAGACGAATATTTACAAAACACAAATCCCAATGATTGGATTTGTTTTCGGTTTGTTGGGTATGTGGATTCAATGGAAGGAAAACAAAAATTCCAAGAAACCATCCTTAGGGAATGGAAATCAAAATTTAGAATTTGTGAATTTGATCCAGACGAATCTCAAATTGTTGTCATCCAACACATTTCAGAAAACGAATTCATCAAACAATTTTTAGACAAAATGAATGAACGAAAAAATCAAATGGATCCAAGTTTGTGGAGGCACACTCGTGTCACTGGCATTCGTTTTATTTTAGATGGAGGGAAAGTAAAGTGA